The Erythrobacter sp. JK5 genome includes a region encoding these proteins:
- a CDS encoding helix-turn-helix domain-containing protein, whose protein sequence is MKTNYSYTVSELAECLGTHKNTVRHWQRKGLDPIDDRRPYLFHGEDVRAFLKERRASRKRPCAPGTLYCVSCRKPRRPALGMVDYLPMRAASGNLRGICEVCETVMHRQIRFADLQTKMPGCEVKIAEGPSSLNGQASPSRNCDLKKEG, encoded by the coding sequence GTGAAGACCAACTACAGCTACACAGTGAGCGAACTGGCCGAATGTCTTGGCACACATAAGAACACCGTGCGCCATTGGCAGCGCAAAGGCTTGGACCCAATCGATGACCGCCGCCCGTATCTTTTCCATGGCGAGGATGTGCGCGCATTCCTGAAGGAACGTCGCGCCAGCCGTAAGCGCCCCTGCGCTCCTGGCACACTCTACTGCGTGTCCTGTCGCAAGCCGCGTCGCCCTGCGCTTGGCATGGTCGACTATCTTCCGATGCGCGCCGCAAGCGGCAATCTGCGCGGCATTTGCGAGGTCTGCGAAACTGTCATGCACCGCCAAATCCGTTTCGCGGACCTGCAAACGAAAATGCCGGGATGCGAGGTCAAAATAGCGGAAGGCCCTTCAAGCCTAAATGGGCAGGCGTCCCCCTCCCGTAATTGTGATTTGAAGAAGGAAGGCTAG
- a CDS encoding helix-turn-helix domain-containing protein — protein MEVLLVSINEAATALNLGRTSVYKLIDEGKLESRKMGRRRMVTTASIRRLVDDEG, from the coding sequence ATGGAAGTCCTACTCGTGTCGATCAACGAAGCCGCCACGGCTCTGAACCTCGGTCGCACATCCGTTTACAAGTTGATCGACGAAGGCAAGCTGGAAAGCCGCAAGATGGGGCGGCGGCGCATGGTGACGACTGCTTCGATTCGGCGGCTGGTCGACGACGAAGGGTAA
- a CDS encoding site-specific integrase: MAKHSPANERVKRDYFAFLREAKGRDTVTIDRVAQSLAKFEKSTRHKDFKSFRKEQAIAFKKRVGEAVNAKSGERLSKATVQSTLRDLKAFVEWLSREPGYRSHLSYSDAEYFNVKEKDAAIARARREKKVPTLEQVRRVLESMPAETVLERRDLALVAFATITGARVNALASFRLEHVDIERGFVEQDARTVRTKFAKTFRTYFMPVSEGALEIVSDWVRELREDLLRGPVDPLFPATEVGVSEAGIFEPTGLARKGWASTGPVRDVFRKAFEAAGLPYYNPHSFRDMLVRHAMKLDLTPEEMKAWSQNLGHSDVMTTLSSYGPVPTHRQGELIQELGQGKANDEEARIAKIVAETIRRMQEKD; encoded by the coding sequence ATGGCGAAACACAGTCCCGCAAATGAGCGCGTGAAGCGGGATTACTTCGCGTTCCTGAGGGAAGCGAAGGGCCGCGATACAGTGACAATCGACCGGGTGGCGCAATCACTCGCAAAGTTCGAAAAGTCGACCCGGCACAAGGACTTCAAGAGCTTCCGCAAAGAGCAGGCAATTGCCTTCAAAAAGCGCGTTGGAGAGGCTGTGAATGCGAAATCGGGCGAGCGTCTGAGCAAAGCAACCGTGCAGTCTACGCTGCGCGACCTGAAAGCCTTTGTCGAATGGCTTTCCCGTGAACCGGGCTATCGCTCGCATCTATCGTATTCCGATGCCGAATACTTCAACGTGAAGGAGAAGGACGCAGCTATTGCGAGGGCACGGCGGGAAAAGAAAGTGCCTACGCTGGAACAGGTACGCCGTGTGCTGGAATCCATGCCAGCCGAAACGGTGCTGGAGCGCCGCGACCTGGCGCTTGTCGCCTTCGCAACGATCACGGGAGCACGGGTCAACGCATTGGCCAGCTTCCGGCTGGAGCACGTCGACATTGAGAGGGGCTTTGTCGAACAGGATGCGCGGACGGTGCGAACGAAGTTCGCGAAGACCTTCCGAACCTATTTCATGCCGGTCTCCGAAGGCGCGTTGGAGATAGTCTCCGATTGGGTGCGCGAGCTGCGTGAGGACTTGCTCCGGGGTCCAGTCGATCCGCTGTTTCCGGCAACCGAAGTGGGCGTGAGCGAAGCTGGGATATTCGAGCCGACTGGCCTTGCTCGCAAAGGCTGGGCGTCGACCGGGCCTGTGCGCGATGTATTCCGCAAAGCCTTCGAAGCGGCTGGCTTGCCCTATTACAACCCGCACAGCTTTCGCGACATGCTGGTGCGCCATGCGATGAAGTTGGACCTGACACCTGAGGAAATGAAGGCTTGGAGCCAGAACCTCGGTCACTCTGACGTGATGACCACACTTTCCAGCTACGGTCCCGTGCCGACCCATCGGCAGGGCGAGTTGATCCAGGAACTTGGGCAGGGGAAAGCAAACGACGAGGAGGCTCGCATAGCTAAGATTGTGGCTGAGACGATACGTCGGATGCAGGAAAAGGACTGA
- a CDS encoding tyrosine-type recombinase/integrase: MTPAGSKLWKFKFRNKLGAEKKLSLGAYPDLSLKEARELRDAARNKVARGIDPAEQKQRDKRAAKISAANSFEAVAKAYIAKNERDGLAEATVRKRRWFLDIVRKPLGARPIAEIEPYEILDAVRPFEAAKNDEKAHRTLQFIGQVFRYAVANQIAGSDPTRDLRGALSSRKPKHHAAILEPVKVGGLMRAIDGYDGQPITQFALRLSPYVFVRPGELRRAEWSEIDLEGAVWRIPAAKMKGRQEHAVPLASQSLAVLKQAQELTGDGQYVFPSIRSRRNPMSENTVNAALRRLGFGSDEMTAHGFRAMASTLLNESGKWSADAIERALAHKDKDHIRAAYHRGAHWQERVEMAQWWADYLDMLRDGADVIPISNNVAAG; encoded by the coding sequence GCTCGGGGCCTACCCAGACCTCTCCCTCAAAGAGGCGCGGGAATTGCGGGACGCGGCTCGAAACAAGGTTGCGAGAGGGATCGATCCAGCCGAGCAAAAGCAGCGCGATAAGCGGGCGGCAAAGATCAGTGCGGCCAATTCATTCGAGGCGGTCGCAAAGGCTTACATCGCCAAGAATGAACGCGACGGCCTAGCTGAAGCAACAGTGCGCAAGCGCAGGTGGTTTTTGGACATCGTGCGCAAGCCGCTGGGAGCGCGACCGATTGCCGAAATCGAGCCTTACGAAATTCTGGACGCTGTTCGCCCGTTTGAAGCAGCGAAGAATGACGAGAAGGCTCACCGCACCCTACAATTCATCGGGCAGGTCTTCCGCTATGCCGTGGCAAACCAGATTGCTGGATCAGACCCGACCCGCGACCTGCGCGGTGCCTTGTCGAGCCGAAAGCCAAAACACCACGCGGCAATTCTGGAGCCGGTTAAGGTTGGCGGCTTGATGCGGGCTATTGACGGCTACGATGGCCAGCCGATCACACAGTTTGCATTGCGCCTTTCGCCTTATGTCTTCGTGCGCCCCGGCGAGCTTCGCCGCGCCGAATGGAGCGAAATTGATCTGGAAGGGGCAGTCTGGCGCATTCCGGCTGCCAAAATGAAGGGGCGGCAGGAGCACGCTGTCCCGCTGGCCTCTCAATCGCTGGCTGTCCTAAAGCAAGCCCAAGAGCTGACCGGAGATGGGCAATATGTGTTTCCGTCAATCCGTTCACGTCGAAATCCGATGTCAGAAAACACGGTCAACGCAGCATTGCGACGGCTCGGCTTTGGCAGTGACGAAATGACCGCGCACGGCTTTCGGGCGATGGCCAGCACCTTGCTCAATGAATCCGGCAAGTGGTCTGCGGACGCAATCGAGCGCGCTCTCGCGCACAAGGACAAGGATCATATCCGCGCGGCCTATCATCGCGGGGCTCACTGGCAGGAGCGCGTGGAGATGGCCCAATGGTGGGCCGACTATCTGGATATGCTCAGAGACGGTGCGGACGTTATCCCGATTTCCAACAATGTGGCGGCTGGCTAA